One segment of Macrotis lagotis isolate mMagLag1 chromosome 1, bilby.v1.9.chrom.fasta, whole genome shotgun sequence DNA contains the following:
- the LOC141509808 gene encoding uncharacterized protein LOC141509808, giving the protein MEALDLMLEERASGSRDSVLSQERRRKQKEEIASGLLRARSLESVTFQDVAVSFTHEEWGHLEPAQKDLYREVMLENYQNFVSLGLPFSKPHVISQLERGEAPWITEKVVPRVSCQDFLIQKTKYRAKESAANKSISVRNLFKKRFSKNGSWNSELKESWDFDRRLKRQKGSQKIWPRQDTINQRTTSKELSLRDCVTLGRKFKLGSLLTPKQKTTTGKYLHKYDSLGKSFKYLSDLFKLNRTPSGKRCYKYNKCKKPFSYHSDLFQYRKIHSGEKTHKCDECGKTFSNNSCLTVHLKIHTGEKPFDCTECGRAFRRRAHLIQHQRIHTGEKPYKCYECGKAFSVDSYLIKHQRIHTGEKPYKCNDCGKAFRQLGNLNQHQRIHTGEKPYKCHECGKAFSQWGHLNQHQRTHTEEKPFECNECGKVFRQLGNLNQHQRVHTGEKPYKCNQCGKAFNNNYLLIQHERIHTGEKPYVCNDCGKAFSRGTYLKKHKRIHTGEIPYKCNECGKEFTDRASFIYHQRIHTGEKLYECIECGKTFSQKANLKKHKMIHTGEKPYECNECGKAFRERGSLSVHKRIHTGEKPFECNECGKAFRERGSLSAHQEKHAEEKLYKCDECGKTFRYKGYFSIHQRTHTQEKCYKCKECGKDFSLRASYIIHQRIHTGEKPYKCNICGKAFSYNTSHSRHLRTHTGEKPFACNECGKAFTQRDYLTEHERIHTGEKPFKCSECGRAFRQKQTYNAHKKIHTREKVFKYKLYEKASTGNCTLQNHN; this is encoded by the exons ATGGAGGCCTTGGACCTCATGCTGGAGGAGCGAG CAAGTGGTTCTCGGGATTCTGTGCTTTCCCAAGAAAGGCGGAGAAAGCAGAAGGAGGAAATTGCTTCTGGTCTTCTTAGAGCCAGGTCCCTG GAATCGGTGACATTCCAGGATGTGGCTGTGAGCTTTACCCATGAGGAGTGGGGGCACTTGGAGCCAGCCCAGAAGGACCTGTATAGGGAAGTGATGCTGGAGAACTATCAGAACTTTGTCTCCCTTg GGCTTCCATTTTCCAAACCACATGTGATCTCCCAATTGGAGAGAGGAGAAGCACCATGGATAACAGAGAAAGTTGTCCCAAGAGTCTCTTGTCAAG atTTCTTAATTCAGAAGACAAAATATAGAGCCAAGGAGTCAGCTGCAAATAAGAGTATTTCTGTGAGAAATTTATTCAAGAAGAGATTCTCAAAGAATGGCTCTTGGAATTCTGAATTAAAAGAATCCTGGGATTTTGATAGAAGGCTGAAGAGACAGAAGGGCAGTCAGAAGATATGGCCTAGGCAAGATACAATCAATCAAAGAACAACTTCCAAAGAATTGAGCCTTCGTGACTGTGTTACTTTGGGGAGAAAGTTCAAGCTGGGATCACTTCTTACTCCCAAACAGAAAACTACCACAGGAAAATATCTCCATAAATATGATTCTCTTGGAAAGAGCTTTAAATATTTGTCGGATCTATTTAAACTTAATAGAACCCCTTCCGGTAAGAGGTGCTATAAGTATAACAAATGTAAGAAACCCTTCAGTTACCACTCAGACCTTTTTCAATACCGTAAGATACATAGTGGAGAAAAAACTCATAAATgtgatgaatgtgggaaaactttcaGCAATAACTCATGTCTTActgtgcatttaaaaattcatactggagagaagcccttTGACTGTACTGAATGTGGAAGAGCCTTCAGGCGTAGAGCacatctcattcaacatcagagaattcatactggagagaaaccttataaatgttatgaatgtggaaaagccttcagTGTTGACTCTTATCTTATCAAACACcaaagaattcacactggagagaaaccctataaaTGTAATGATTGTGGGAAGGCTTTCAGACAATTAGGAAACCTTAatcaacatcagagaattcatactggagagaaaccctataaatgtcatgaatgtgggaaagcctttagcCAGTGGGGTCACCTTAATCAACATCAGAGAACCCATACTGAAGAAaaaccctttgaatgtaatgaatgtggaaaagtcTTTAGGCAGCTGGGAAACCTTAATCAGCACCAGAGAGTTCATACAGGAGAAAAACCATATAAATGTAACCAATGTGGGAAagcttttaataataattatctccTCATtcaacatgaaagaattcatacaGGTGAGAAGCCGTATGTATGTAATGATTGTGGAAAAGCCTTTAGTCGAGGGACATACCTTAAGAAACAtaagagaattcacactggagagataccctataaatgtaatgaatgtgggaaagaaTTTACTGACAGAGCATCCTTTATTtatcatcagagaattcatactggagagaaactttatgaatgtattgaatgtggaaaaacttttagCCAAAAAGCAAAtcttaaaaaacacaaaatgattcacactggagaaaaaccctatgaatgtaatgaatgtggaaaagccttccGAGAGAGGGGAAGCCTTAGTGTACATAAGAGAATTCAcacaggagagaaaccttttgaatgtaatgaatgtggaaaagccttccGAGAGAGGGGAAGCCTCAGTGCACATCAAGAAAAGCATGCTGAAGAGAAACTTtataaatgtgatgaatgtgggaaaaccttCAGATACAAGGGATATTTTAGTATTCACCAGAGAACTCACACTCAAGAGAAATGCTATAAATGCAAAGAATGTGGGAAGGACTTCAGCCTAAGGGCATCTTATATTattcatcagagaattcacactggagaaaaaccctataaatgtaatatatgtgGGAAAGCTTTCAGTTACAATACATCCCACAGTAGACATCTGAGAACTCATACTGGGGAGAAACCCTTTGCAtgcaatgaatgtggaaaagcttttacTCAAAGGGACTATCTTActgaacatgaaagaattcatactggagaaaaaccctttAAATGTAGTGAATGTGGAAGAGCCTTTAGGCAGAAGCAAACTTATAATGCACATAAGAAAATTCATACTCGAGAGAAGgtctttaaatataaattatatgagaAAGCTTCGACTGGAAATTGCACCTTACAGAACCACAATTAA